In Pelodictyon luteolum DSM 273, the genomic stretch CCTTGTCGACGGCGATGGGGTTGCGCTCGAGCGCCTCCATGATCTCATCGGCTTTCGAGGAGTCGAGGATGGCGAAGCACAGCGAAGAGTACGTCCCCAGGCTTTCGTCAGAGGGCCACCACGACTGGTGCTCCATGTCGGAACGCTGGCAGTTGCAGCCACGGATGGCGATGTTCGAGAACATATGGACCCGGTGCTCCTTGAACAGCTTGCGGACCTGGGGGCGGGTCTCCTCATGCCCCATGATTGCGAGAAATTTCATAATGGTGTCCCTCTGGTTGGGGTTATGCGTTTTTCTTTTCAGCCATATAGTAGACCAGCGGCACGACGACAAGCGTCAGGATGGTCGAGAGCACGCCGCCCCAGATCATCGAGATGGCAAGACCCTGGAAGATCGGATCGAACAGCATGACGATGGAACCGATGACCACCGCACCGGAAGTGAGGATGATCGGACGGGTACGGACTGCGGCAGACTCGATGATGGCCTGCTTGAGCCCCTCGCCCTCGTCGCGGCGGATCTGGATGAAGTCAATGAGCAGCACCGAGTTGCGGACCATGATGCCTGCAAGCGCAATCATGCCGATCATGCTTGTTGCCGTAAAGAACGCCCCGTGTATCCAGTGGCCGGGAATGATGCCAACAAGGCTCAGCGGAATGGCAATCATCATGATGAGCGGCGTCTTGAACGACTGGAACCAGCCGACAATAAGCAGATAGATGATGACGAGCACGACAGCAAACGCCGTACCGAGATCGCGGAACACCTCGAAGGTGATCTGCCACTCGCCGTCCCACTTCATGGCCGTCTTGGCCTCGCTCTCAGGAAGAGAGGTGTAGAGCGGAGAAACGCTATGGCCGTCAGGCAGTTTCAGGGCCTGGATCTTCTTGTCCATGTCAAGCATTGCGTAGACAGGGCTTTCGGTCACACCGGCGACGTCAGCCGTAACGTAAACTACATCGTGCAGGTCCTTGCGGTAGATACTCTTGTCCTGCACGCCCTTCTCCACCTTCACCAGTTCCGACAGCGGAATCATCTCTCCGGCACGAAGGCGGCTCGTCATAGAGCCCATGCCCTGCGACTGGACAAAGATGTTGGAGAGGTCGCTGAGCGAGGTGCGGTCTGCTTTCGGCAGACGGACATGGATGGTCACCTGCTCAAGGTCCGGCTGGCCGTGCAGTGCGCCGATGTCCATGCCGGCAACCGACATGCGGAGCGTCTGGGCGATCTGCTGGACCGAAACACCGCGGAACGCAGCCTTTTTCTTGTCGACGACGAGGTCGTAAACCTCCTGATCGTCCTCGACAAGCCAGTCGACGTCAACAACGCCGGGTGTCTCCAGGAAAATCTCCTTCACCTTCGCTGCAAGCTCGATGCGGTCTTTCTCTGTCGGGCCGTAGATTTCGGCAACGAGGGTGGAGAGGACCGGAGGGCCCGGAGGGATCTCGACGATCTTGGCATTGGCACCGTACTTTCTGCCGATCTCCTGCACGCCCTCGCGGACACGCTTGGCGATAGCGTGGCTCTGGTCGCTGCGCAGACCCTTGTCAACGAGGTTCACCTGCACGTCAGCCATATTGTCGGCCTGGCGGAGATAGTAATGGCGCACGAGTCCGTTGAAGTTGATCGGAGCGTTGGTGCCCACATAGTACTGGCAGCTCTCGACCTCGGGAACAGTGCGGAGGTACCCGGATATTTCCTGAGCAACCCGCCCGGTTTCTTCAAGGGCTGTACCTTCCGGCATGTCGATGATGACCTGGAACTCGTTCTTGTTGTCGAACGGCAGCATCTTCATCTCAACGGCTTTCAGCGGCACGAGGGCTATGGCGCCAAGCAGCATAAGGCCGACTACGCCAAAAGCCATCCAGCGCTTCAGGCTGCTGTCGATGAGCGGTGAGAGCACCGAGTTGAACACGCGGTAGTAGGGAGTCTTCTGGATGTCATACTCCTCATGACCGCCTTCATCTGCCTTCAGCAGGCGGTAGGAGAGCCAGGGGGTGGCAATGAGGGCGACAAGCAGCGAGAAGATCATGGCCAGCGATGCGCCGATGGGCATCGGGCTCATGTAGGGGCCCATAAGGCCGGAAACGAAAACCATCGGGAGCACTGCGGCGATGACCGTGAAGGTGGCCAGGATGGTCGGGTTGCCGACCTCGCTGACCGCTGTGATGGCCGCCTGCAGTTTCGGCTGGCGCTTCATGGCGAAGTGCCGGTGGATGTTCTCTGCGATGATGATGGAGTCATCGACCACGATGCCGGTCACGAAAATGAGCGCAAAGAGCGTCACACGGTTCAGCGAATAGTCGAAGAGGAAGTAGACAAGCAGGGTAAGAGCAAAGGTGATCGGCACCGACATGAAGTTGACGAGTGCGCCCCTCCAGCCGAGGAAGAAGCCGACGACGATCGTCACGGCGACAACGGCGATGCTGAGGTGCTCAAGAAGGGTGAAGACCTTTTCGGTAGCGGTTTCACCGTAGTTGCGGGTTTCGGTGACGGTGATGCCGTGGGGAACGACCTTCTGCTCCTCGAGCTGCTTGACTTTGGCGATCACCTTGCCTGCCAGCACGCTGGCATCAGTGCCCTTGCGCTTGGCAACGGTGAGGGTCACGGCCGGGTACTCGCCTTCCGGCATGCCGGCCGGAGCAGCTGCCCCCCAGGTGAGGAAGTTGTAGTTGTTCACCTCTTCAGGGCCGTCGCTGATGGTGGCAACATCACGGACGTAGACGGGCGAGCCGCCGTAAACGCCGACAACGACACTGCCCACATCCTCGGCGCTCTCAAGGAACCTGCCGGTGCGGACGATGACCTCGCGGTTCATCGAGGTGAAGTCGCCGGAAGTGATCTGGCTGTTGGCCGACTGGATCTGCTGCATGATCTGCGGCGCGCTGACATTGTAGCGCTGCAGCTTGTTCTTGTCAAGCAGGATGCGGACCTGGCGCTTCAGGCCGCCCTTGATCTCGACATCACCGATGTCGGGGATCTTCTTCAGTTCGTCGGCCACGTCGATGGCAGCCAGACGGAGCTGATAGGGATCGGTTTTGCCGCCCCAGAAGGTCAGGTTCAGGACGGGAACATCATCGATGGCTACCTTCTTCATGAGGGGCATCTGGACACCGGCAGGCATCTTGTCCATGTTCTTCATGAGGGTCGACCAGAGCTTGACCATGCTCTCCTCGGTGCTTGCGCCCACATCGTAGCGGACGGTCACAAGAGCGAAATCAGGCATGGAGGTCGAGTAGACGTAGTCGACGCCCTGGATTTCGGTGAGCGCGCGCTCGAACGGCTTTGCAACGCGCTCGGCAACCTCGGAAGGCGCTGCGCCGGGATAGGGGATATAGATGTCGACCATCGGCACGACGATCTGCGGCTCTTCCTCCCTCGGGGTCATGAATGTCGCAATGACACCAACCAGGAGCGCCGCAACCATCAGGAGGGGCGTAATCTT encodes the following:
- a CDS encoding efflux RND transporter permease subunit codes for the protein MNEGIAGKLAKQFINSKITPLLMVAALLVGVIATFMTPREEEPQIVVPMVDIYIPYPGAAPSEVAERVAKPFERALTEIQGVDYVYSTSMPDFALVTVRYDVGASTEESMVKLWSTLMKNMDKMPAGVQMPLMKKVAIDDVPVLNLTFWGGKTDPYQLRLAAIDVADELKKIPDIGDVEIKGGLKRQVRILLDKNKLQRYNVSAPQIMQQIQSANSQITSGDFTSMNREVIVRTGRFLESAEDVGSVVVGVYGGSPVYVRDVATISDGPEEVNNYNFLTWGAAAPAGMPEGEYPAVTLTVAKRKGTDASVLAGKVIAKVKQLEEQKVVPHGITVTETRNYGETATEKVFTLLEHLSIAVVAVTIVVGFFLGWRGALVNFMSVPITFALTLLVYFLFDYSLNRVTLFALIFVTGIVVDDSIIIAENIHRHFAMKRQPKLQAAITAVSEVGNPTILATFTVIAAVLPMVFVSGLMGPYMSPMPIGASLAMIFSLLVALIATPWLSYRLLKADEGGHEEYDIQKTPYYRVFNSVLSPLIDSSLKRWMAFGVVGLMLLGAIALVPLKAVEMKMLPFDNKNEFQVIIDMPEGTALEETGRVAQEISGYLRTVPEVESCQYYVGTNAPINFNGLVRHYYLRQADNMADVQVNLVDKGLRSDQSHAIAKRVREGVQEIGRKYGANAKIVEIPPGPPVLSTLVAEIYGPTEKDRIELAAKVKEIFLETPGVVDVDWLVEDDQEVYDLVVDKKKAAFRGVSVQQIAQTLRMSVAGMDIGALHGQPDLEQVTIHVRLPKADRTSLSDLSNIFVQSQGMGSMTSRLRAGEMIPLSELVKVEKGVQDKSIYRKDLHDVVYVTADVAGVTESPVYAMLDMDKKIQALKLPDGHSVSPLYTSLPESEAKTAMKWDGEWQITFEVFRDLGTAFAVVLVIIYLLIVGWFQSFKTPLIMMIAIPLSLVGIIPGHWIHGAFFTATSMIGMIALAGIMVRNSVLLIDFIQIRRDEGEGLKQAIIESAAVRTRPIILTSGAVVIGSIVMLFDPIFQGLAISMIWGGVLSTILTLVVVPLVYYMAEKKNA